From the genome of Vicia villosa cultivar HV-30 ecotype Madison, WI linkage group LG2, Vvil1.0, whole genome shotgun sequence, one region includes:
- the LOC131649089 gene encoding uncharacterized protein LOC131649089, protein MADQTKFIAEGGSSHRPPLFNGIDYYYWKGKMRLFLLSQDINMWSIIETGNFTPMTAPTDAAPAAPKPQASWTPEEKNQVLLNSKAQFILSYALSREEYDRIEEYNTAKEIWDKLKIHHEGTSHVKEERIDMGVRKFETFEMKEDETINEMFSRFTIIINELRSLGKTYSPHERIRKLLRCLPKVWRPMVTAITQAKYLTSLPVEELVGSLRAHECIILEDKPLKKGKSIALKAVQNSKETQLKIEESNESPSEDEDDLALISKRIQQMVFRRGQNKRPFRRDPQKAEIDKSKITCYGCNKVGHFKPECPQQKRFFKGTPFKKKSMMASWDGSENSNSDTDEEEANLCLMTSSESEVSPLISYNLGKFDSKSEKGIFVGYSQTSKGYRIYNLKSQCVEESMHVIFNETNEPSTIESLDDELDEQVEILNKEIHEDTMEESLPTPPKGWKTVPHHPHNVIIGETSDQVRTRQFFKDKNNNLAMISQIEPKHINNAIQDDSWIQAMTEELTQFEKNQVWNLVPNPLDKTIIGTRWIFRNKLDEDGNIIRNKARLVAQGYNQQEGIAYDETYAPVARLEAIRILLAYAAHKGIKLFQMDVKSAFLNGFLNEEVFVKQPPGFEESKFPNHVFKLTKALYGLK, encoded by the exons ATGGCTGACCAAACAAAATTCATTGCTGAAGGAGGATCTTCCCACAGACCTCCACTCTTTAATGGAATTGACTACTACTACTGGAAAGGTAAAATGAGACTCTTTCTCTTATCTCAAGATATAAATATGTGGTCCATCATTGAAACAGGAAACTTCACTCCAATGACTGCTCCAACTGACGCTGCTCCTGCTGCCCCTAAACCTCAAGCGTCATGGACTCCTGAAGAGAAAAACCAGGTACTCTTAAACTCAAAAGctcaatttattttatcatatgcTCTTAGCAGAGAAGAATACGATAGAATTGAAGAATATAACACTGCCAAAGAGATCTGGGACAAACTCAAAATTCACCATGAAGGAACAAGTCATGTTAAAGAAGAAAGAATAGATATGGGAGTAAGAAAATTTGAGACATTTGAAATGAAAGAAGATGAAACCATAAACGAAATGTTCTCCAGGTTtacaattattattaatgaattaaGATCTCTTGGAAAAACTTACTCTCCTCATGAGAGAATAAGAAAATTACTTAGATGTCTTCCTAAAGTATGGAGACCAATGGTCACTGCTATTACTCAAGCTAAATATCTGACAAGTCTACCAGTTGAGGAACTTGTTGGTTCTCTTCGTGCTCATGAATGTATCATTCTAGAAGATAAACCACTAAAGAAAGGAAAATCAATTGCTCTCAAAGCTGttcaaaactcaaaagaaacTCAACTAAAAATTGAGGAGTCAAATGAATCACCTTCTGAAGATGAGGATGATTTAGCACTCATATCTAAACGCATTCAGCAAATGGTATTTCGAAGAGGACAAAACAAACGACCATTTCGAAGAGATCCTCAAAAGGCTGAGATAGATAAAAGCAAAATCACATGTTATGGATGTAACAAAGTTGGACACTTCAAACCTGAATGTCCTCAACAAAAAAGGTTCTTCAAAGGAACACCATTCAAAAAGAAATCAATGATGGCTTCATGGGATGGCTCTGAAAACTCAAACTCAGACACTGACGAAGAAGAAGCTAATCTATGCCTTATGACCTCCTCTGAATCTGAAGTAAGTCCTCTTATATCAT ATAATCTAGGGAAGTTTGATTCAAAATCTGAAAAAGGAATATTTGTTGGATACTCTCAAACTTCAAAAGGATATAGAATTTacaatctcaaaagtcaatgtgTGGAAGAAAGCATGCATGTTATATTTAATGAAACTAATGAACCTTCAACCATTGAAAGTCTTGATGATGAATTAGATGAACAGGTGGAAATCCTCAACAAAGAAATCCATGAAGACACTATGGAAGAATCCCTTCCAACtcctccaaaaggatggaaaactGTACCACATCATCCTCATAATGTAATTATTGGTGAAACCTCTGATCAAGTACGTACAAGACAATTCTTCAAAGACAAAAACAATAACCTAGCAATGATATCTCAAATTGAACCCAAGCATATAAACAATGCAATACAAGATGATTCATGGATTCAAGCCATGACTGAAGAGCTCACACAATTTGAAAAAAATCAGGTATGGAATCTTGTTCCTAATCCTCTTGATAAAACTATTATTGGAACCAGATGGATTTTCAGAAATAAGCTAGATGAAGATGGAAACATTATAAGAAATAAAGCTAGActagttgctcaagggtataatcaacaagaaggaattgcTTATGATGAAACTTATGCTCCAGTAGCTAGACTTGAGGCTATACGTATCCTTCTTGCTTATGCAGCACACAAAGGTATAAAactctttcaaatggatgttaaaagtgcattcTTAAATGGTTTTTTAAACGAAGAAGTTTTTGTTAAACAACCACCCGGATTTGAGGAATCAAAatttccaaatcatgtttttaaattaacaaAAGCTCTCTATGGTCTAAAataa